Proteins encoded within one genomic window of Kibdelosporangium phytohabitans:
- a CDS encoding DUF1989 domain-containing protein, which yields MGFPPAGYQAKPGSVLDVDRAFYDRIAGGDRELVDEFVIPIRSGRAWEVPAGALCRLITTAAGPQVGDLNLWNRHNPRERLWAARTRQLQSAHVTTYDRLWSTLPYLRPLVTITKDTLESYGVDEDGGRVHDLLGSRCDPYVNRILTDEDFDFHCHSNLVRAVIPYGLTEFDVHDVLNVFQCTGLNSEDKYFMKASPAKPGDYFEFFAEQDLLCALSTCPAGDLSIPLWGPDARDPLEVCRPIAVEVYRPDPASLDGWQPPVTSGYQGLHGIQLP from the coding sequence ATGGGTTTTCCGCCAGCCGGCTACCAGGCCAAGCCGGGCAGTGTCCTCGACGTCGACCGCGCCTTCTACGACCGGATCGCCGGTGGTGACCGGGAACTGGTCGACGAGTTCGTGATCCCGATCCGGTCGGGCCGGGCGTGGGAGGTCCCCGCCGGGGCGTTGTGCCGGTTGATCACCACGGCCGCCGGGCCGCAGGTCGGCGATCTCAACCTCTGGAACCGCCACAACCCGCGTGAACGGCTGTGGGCCGCGCGGACACGGCAACTGCAGAGCGCTCATGTCACGACGTACGACCGGCTCTGGTCGACGTTGCCCTATCTGCGCCCGTTGGTGACGATCACCAAGGACACGCTGGAATCCTATGGCGTGGACGAGGACGGCGGCCGGGTGCACGACCTGCTCGGTTCACGCTGCGACCCGTACGTGAACCGGATCCTGACCGATGAGGATTTCGACTTCCACTGCCACTCCAACCTCGTGCGCGCTGTCATCCCATACGGGCTGACCGAGTTCGACGTGCACGACGTGCTGAATGTCTTCCAGTGCACCGGGTTGAACAGCGAGGACAAGTACTTCATGAAGGCCTCACCGGCCAAACCCGGTGACTACTTCGAGTTCTTCGCCGAGCAGGATCTGCTGTGCGCGCTGTCCACGTGCCCGGCAGGCGACCTGTCGATCCCGTTGTGGGGACCGGACGCGCGGGATCCGCTGGAGGTGTGCCGCCCGATCGCGGTCGAGGTGTACCGGCCGGATCCCGCCTCGCTGGACGGCTGGCAGCCGCCCGTGACATCGGGGTATCAAGGGCTGCACGGGATCCAGTTGCCCTAG
- a CDS encoding TetR/AcrR family transcriptional regulator encodes MDSVFGDQAGVVELLWGLREPPSRGPKPALSAERIARVAMGIADSDGLTAVSMQRVAGELEFTKMALYRYVSGKAELLAVMIELAVGDPPDLRDVPGGWRGKLEEFTRRLSIVWQEHPWLPWATLGDRPMGPRELGWVESAVSALTDTGLNGAEQLDAVFILFGLIRNTQSMTTAGTQPWDADKKVTPTMRELLHRHGDRFPALSAATASTNGSTRDNGREFGLLRYFDGLERLIDQRA; translated from the coding sequence GTGGACAGCGTCTTCGGCGATCAGGCAGGCGTGGTCGAACTGCTGTGGGGCCTGCGGGAGCCGCCGAGCCGCGGCCCCAAACCGGCGCTCAGCGCCGAGCGGATCGCCAGGGTCGCGATGGGGATCGCGGACAGCGACGGGCTCACGGCGGTCTCCATGCAGCGCGTGGCGGGCGAGCTCGAATTCACCAAGATGGCGCTCTACCGCTACGTCTCGGGCAAGGCGGAATTGCTGGCGGTGATGATCGAACTGGCCGTCGGCGACCCACCGGATCTGCGGGACGTGCCAGGCGGGTGGCGCGGCAAGCTGGAGGAGTTCACCCGGCGCCTCTCGATCGTCTGGCAGGAGCACCCGTGGCTGCCGTGGGCGACGCTCGGCGACCGGCCGATGGGCCCGCGCGAACTCGGCTGGGTCGAGTCGGCCGTCAGCGCGCTGACCGACACCGGCCTGAACGGCGCCGAGCAGCTCGACGCCGTGTTCATCCTCTTCGGACTCATCCGCAACACCCAGTCGATGACCACCGCGGGCACCCAGCCGTGGGACGCCGACAAGAAAGTCACGCCGACGATGCGGGAACTGCTGCACCGGCACGGCGACCGTTTCCCCGCGTTGAGCGCGGCGACCGCCTCGACCAACGGCTCAACACGGGACAACGGCAGGGAATTCGGGCTGCTCCGGTACTTCGACGGCCTGGAGCGGCTGATCGACCAGCGGGCCTAG
- a CDS encoding YciI family protein, whose protein sequence is MKVMVLIRATEDMENGVMPSEQVITEMTAFNEKLVNAGIMVGGDGLHPSAKGARVKFEGKKTSVIDGPFAETKELIAGYWIWQVDSMQEAIEWVRQVPNPDGEHSEIEIRQVFGPEDFGDNFTEEARAKEAELRARTEA, encoded by the coding sequence ATGAAGGTCATGGTCCTGATCAGGGCGACTGAGGACATGGAGAACGGCGTCATGCCGAGCGAGCAGGTGATCACCGAGATGACGGCCTTCAACGAGAAGCTCGTCAACGCGGGGATCATGGTCGGCGGGGACGGGCTGCACCCGAGCGCCAAGGGGGCGCGGGTGAAGTTCGAAGGCAAGAAGACCAGCGTCATCGACGGCCCGTTCGCCGAGACCAAGGAGCTGATCGCGGGCTACTGGATCTGGCAGGTCGACTCGATGCAGGAGGCCATCGAGTGGGTCAGGCAGGTGCCCAACCCCGACGGCGAGCACAGCGAGATCGAGATCCGGCAGGTCTTCGGGCCGGAGGACTTCGGCGACAACTTCACCGAGGAGGCGCGCGCCAAGGAGGCCGAACTGCGGGCCAGGACCGAGGCCTGA
- a CDS encoding DUF2630 family protein yields the protein MNERDILAQIRGLVDQEHELRNRSVAGEIDSAEEQARLKSLEESLDQCWDLLRQRRARRGAGADPESAEARPTQQVEGYLQ from the coding sequence GTGAACGAACGTGACATCCTCGCCCAGATCCGTGGTCTGGTCGATCAGGAACACGAGCTGCGCAACCGCAGCGTGGCCGGGGAAATCGATTCGGCCGAGGAACAGGCGCGACTGAAATCACTCGAGGAATCGCTCGACCAGTGCTGGGACCTGCTGCGCCAGCGGCGGGCCCGCCGCGGCGCGGGTGCGGACCCGGAGAGCGCCGAGGCGCGCCCCACGCAGCAAGTCGAGGGTTACCTGCAATAG
- a CDS encoding cytochrome P450, producing the protein MVVGSIRSRVTAWFARIYLSRVRKKGLDLGKLPIPEPALMPLKRNGLDPVPELGQMRSSAPVNKLPMPFGINLWLVSGYDEAKAVLSNTKAFSNDFAHLLGTGATNVSQNPGGLGFADPPVHTRLRKLLTPEFTMRRLARLTPGIKAIIEQCLDSMDEAAGPVDLVAEFALPIPSLVICELLGVPYDDRDDFQRLAMARFDLFGGADASFGAISESLEYLLGVVRKQRENPGDGLLGMIIKEHGDEIEDLELAGLADGVLTGGFETTASMLALGALVLLQNEDTFTLIRDDDAAISGFVEEILRYLTVVQVAFPRFAREEIEVAGQKINKGDAVVVSLSGADRDGALGDNLDTVNPHREPTSHLAFGYGVHRCIGAELARMELRAAYPALVRRFPAMRLAKSADELEFRKVSIVYGVDSLPVLLK; encoded by the coding sequence ATGGTTGTGGGGAGTATCCGCTCGCGAGTCACGGCCTGGTTCGCACGCATCTACCTGAGCCGTGTCCGGAAAAAGGGGCTCGACCTCGGCAAGCTGCCGATACCCGAACCCGCGCTGATGCCGTTGAAGCGCAACGGCCTCGACCCGGTGCCCGAACTCGGGCAGATGCGCTCCAGCGCACCGGTCAACAAGCTGCCGATGCCGTTCGGGATCAACCTCTGGCTGGTCAGCGGTTACGATGAAGCCAAGGCAGTGCTGAGCAACACGAAGGCGTTCAGCAATGACTTCGCTCACTTGCTGGGAACGGGCGCGACCAACGTCAGCCAGAACCCCGGCGGCCTCGGGTTCGCCGACCCGCCCGTGCACACCCGGCTGCGCAAGCTGCTCACGCCCGAGTTCACGATGCGCCGCCTCGCCCGGCTCACCCCGGGGATCAAGGCCATCATCGAGCAGTGCCTCGACTCGATGGACGAGGCAGCGGGCCCGGTCGACCTGGTCGCCGAGTTCGCGCTGCCGATCCCGTCGCTGGTGATCTGCGAGCTGCTGGGCGTGCCGTACGACGACCGTGACGACTTCCAGCGCCTCGCCATGGCCCGCTTCGACCTGTTCGGCGGTGCGGACGCCTCCTTCGGCGCGATCTCCGAGTCGCTGGAGTACCTGCTCGGCGTGGTCCGCAAGCAGCGGGAGAACCCCGGCGACGGCCTGCTCGGCATGATCATCAAGGAGCACGGCGACGAGATCGAGGACCTGGAGCTGGCCGGACTCGCCGACGGCGTGCTGACCGGCGGTTTCGAGACCACCGCGAGCATGCTCGCGCTCGGCGCGCTCGTGCTGCTGCAGAACGAGGACACCTTCACCCTCATCCGCGACGACGACGCCGCGATCAGCGGATTCGTCGAGGAGATCCTGCGGTACCTGACTGTCGTGCAGGTCGCCTTCCCGCGCTTCGCCCGCGAGGAGATCGAGGTGGCCGGCCAGAAGATCAACAAGGGTGACGCGGTGGTCGTGTCGCTGAGCGGTGCCGACCGTGACGGTGCGCTCGGTGACAACCTGGACACGGTGAACCCGCACCGGGAGCCGACCTCGCACCTCGCGTTCGGGTATGGGGTACACCGTTGCATCGGTGCCGAGCTCGCCAGGATGGAACTTCGTGCCGCGTATCCCGCGCTGGTGCGTCGTTTCCCGGCGATGCGGCTGGCCAAATCCGCAGATGAACTGGAGTTCCGGAAGGTGTCCATCGTCTACGGCGTCGACTCGCTCCCGGTGCTGCTGAAATAG
- a CDS encoding LPXTG cell wall anchor domain-containing protein encodes MSTRRLRHAALLAAATLICGAAPALADPAAPASAESPAAPQQSQQPQPEQQPQQPQQKAEPSKAADPAPDLALAVTPLPDKVSLVEGQSFTVSAKITNKGTAEAKGIKGAVESVSGATFEVRAWSDGLNAPLAPNTARDVVLTAKLTKPTADKGELRIVVQGDGDATANDNAQTLTVPIIQPTKTGAVGGVVYTDKDNSATFQDGEGFADVTVTVSGPRVPSREAKTDAKGKFEIAGLPAGWYEVSTPPQLAGGWVVAGKTAVAVDGSDAAKKLELRATRPLTDGLLVSAKFNEGPYKPGDTANLTVSLTNNGPSEAKNLVAICDIDAAVHLAGTEKPANWGELATDGPGVTLKAGEARTLQVKGTVPDAAIEQGVVFVYCELRDKNSSSTAGNPFIFTLAKVPGKNGTGSGTFFHDKNENDELDGEPGVGALPVTLLDPLNGNAIGSATTGADGTFRFADIPAGWYIPVLKGPWKLKKNEFLVVGTGEIGQDQLIPLLRGPLRADLDSGTPPTAPPASNDTADNQSQNRTLASTGANVIGLTIGGVAALLLGVAAVLFTRKRRRG; translated from the coding sequence TTGTCCACGCGTCGACTCAGACACGCGGCGTTACTCGCGGCGGCGACGCTGATCTGCGGCGCCGCACCGGCTCTCGCCGACCCGGCGGCGCCGGCTTCCGCTGAGTCGCCGGCCGCGCCACAGCAGTCGCAGCAGCCGCAACCTGAACAGCAACCACAGCAGCCACAGCAGAAAGCGGAGCCGTCGAAGGCCGCGGACCCGGCCCCGGATCTCGCGCTGGCCGTGACACCACTGCCGGACAAGGTCTCCTTGGTGGAAGGCCAGTCGTTCACCGTCTCGGCCAAGATCACCAACAAGGGCACCGCCGAGGCCAAGGGCATCAAGGGCGCCGTGGAGTCGGTGTCCGGCGCGACGTTCGAGGTGCGGGCCTGGTCCGACGGCCTGAATGCCCCACTGGCGCCGAACACGGCCCGCGACGTCGTCCTCACCGCGAAACTCACCAAACCGACGGCGGACAAAGGTGAGCTGCGGATAGTCGTCCAAGGCGACGGCGACGCCACCGCGAACGACAACGCGCAGACGCTGACCGTCCCGATCATCCAGCCGACGAAGACGGGGGCCGTCGGCGGAGTCGTCTACACGGACAAGGACAACAGCGCCACGTTCCAGGACGGCGAAGGCTTCGCCGACGTGACAGTGACCGTCAGCGGCCCGCGTGTGCCGAGCCGCGAGGCCAAGACCGACGCCAAGGGCAAGTTCGAGATCGCCGGTCTACCCGCCGGGTGGTACGAGGTCAGCACGCCGCCGCAGCTGGCAGGCGGATGGGTGGTGGCCGGAAAGACCGCCGTCGCCGTCGACGGCTCGGACGCCGCCAAGAAGCTGGAACTGCGCGCGACCCGGCCGCTGACCGACGGCCTGCTGGTCTCGGCGAAGTTCAACGAAGGGCCGTACAAGCCCGGTGACACGGCGAACCTGACGGTCTCGTTGACCAACAACGGACCGAGCGAGGCCAAGAACCTCGTCGCGATCTGCGACATCGACGCCGCGGTCCACCTCGCCGGCACGGAGAAACCCGCCAACTGGGGCGAGCTGGCCACCGACGGCCCCGGCGTGACGCTGAAGGCAGGAGAGGCCAGGACGCTGCAGGTCAAGGGCACCGTGCCGGACGCTGCCATCGAGCAAGGCGTGGTGTTCGTCTACTGCGAGCTGCGGGACAAGAACAGTTCGAGCACCGCGGGCAACCCGTTCATCTTCACGCTGGCCAAGGTGCCCGGCAAGAACGGCACCGGCAGCGGGACGTTCTTCCACGACAAGAACGAGAACGACGAACTCGACGGCGAGCCCGGTGTCGGAGCGCTGCCCGTGACGTTGCTCGACCCGTTGAACGGCAATGCGATCGGGTCGGCCACGACCGGCGCGGACGGCACGTTCCGGTTCGCCGACATCCCCGCGGGCTGGTACATCCCGGTTCTCAAGGGCCCGTGGAAGCTCAAGAAGAACGAGTTCCTCGTGGTCGGCACCGGCGAGATCGGGCAGGACCAGCTCATCCCGTTGCTGCGCGGCCCGCTGCGGGCGGATCTGGACTCCGGCACCCCGCCGACCGCGCCGCCCGCCTCGAACGACACCGCGGACAACCAGAGCCAGAACAGGACGCTGGCCAGTACGGGTGCCAACGTGATCGGCCTGACCATCGGCGGTGTCGCCGCGCTGCTGCTCGGTGTCGCCGCCGTGCTGTTCACGCGCAAGCGCCGCCGCGGCTGA
- a CDS encoding SanA/YdcF family protein: MDKRRWSRWAVRGLVIGAGAVAVAIGGSMTWSYTASGGHRFGAADAPAAPVAIVFGAKVQDDRPLPFLAGRLDVTVDLVRAGKVKAVLVSGDADGTSGNETRAMTAYLAAKGVDEKMIVADASGLDTYDTCARAVRVYGVDRALLVTQSYHLPRAVSLCRSLGMRADGVAATCDCTTGSLVRNRAREWLATVGAVPEAIWNRDPAVLSTPDGSVRDLTSAQSPGTR, from the coding sequence ATGGACAAGCGGCGCTGGTCGCGCTGGGCGGTTCGGGGCTTGGTCATCGGTGCCGGGGCGGTCGCCGTCGCGATCGGCGGGAGCATGACGTGGTCGTACACCGCCTCCGGCGGGCACCGGTTCGGCGCCGCTGACGCGCCGGCCGCGCCCGTGGCGATCGTGTTCGGCGCCAAGGTGCAGGACGACCGGCCGCTGCCGTTCCTGGCCGGGCGGCTGGACGTGACCGTCGACCTGGTCAGGGCGGGCAAGGTGAAAGCCGTCCTGGTGTCCGGCGACGCAGACGGCACGTCGGGCAACGAGACCAGGGCGATGACCGCGTACCTCGCCGCGAAGGGCGTCGACGAGAAGATGATCGTGGCCGACGCGTCCGGCCTGGACACGTACGACACGTGCGCCCGCGCGGTCCGGGTTTACGGTGTCGACCGCGCACTGCTGGTGACGCAGTCCTATCATCTCCCGCGGGCCGTCTCGTTGTGCCGGAGCCTGGGAATGCGGGCCGACGGCGTCGCCGCGACCTGCGACTGCACCACCGGCAGTCTTGTGCGCAACCGTGCGCGGGAGTGGCTGGCCACAGTCGGCGCTGTTCCGGAGGCGATCTGGAACCGTGATCCAGCCGTGCTGTCCACACCGGACGGTTCGGTGCGTGACCTGACCTCCGCCCAGTCGCCGGGTACCCGGTGA
- a CDS encoding neutral zinc metallopeptidase codes for MAEDEHSPPVANLPESTWSPPPSPPAAPADAGRRHNSPPAIFAVLAVLGLIVLAIGAPGLVTTEVVGVAIAGPTVEGKPNAAAPQSPPPGGTTSAPTAQQRPAGDDLTSANPLLAPGRQLPQITCKLPAFGRSADQLRAYYQAMIGCLDEAWRPLVEQTEGDFESPALSVDDNPTSTCGTPSKQEAVAFYCPRDKGIFMPRNRVTESMGNNQGGHIMVLAHEYGHHVQALTGINRGMGIKMTGKDENSPEYLELTRRMELQADCFSGMFIGAAGGRGSITKALSNSASSAFRSSVADKTHGSVKHQIQWGTAGVKNNNTASCNTWLAPAGEVS; via the coding sequence ATGGCCGAGGACGAGCACAGCCCGCCGGTCGCGAATCTGCCTGAGTCGACGTGGTCACCACCGCCGTCCCCGCCTGCGGCCCCGGCGGACGCGGGCCGGCGGCACAACTCCCCGCCGGCGATCTTCGCGGTGCTCGCCGTGCTGGGCTTGATCGTCCTGGCCATCGGCGCACCGGGCCTGGTCACCACCGAGGTCGTGGGAGTCGCGATCGCCGGGCCGACCGTGGAGGGCAAACCGAACGCCGCCGCGCCGCAAAGCCCGCCACCCGGTGGGACGACGAGCGCGCCGACCGCGCAGCAACGCCCCGCCGGTGACGACCTGACCAGCGCGAACCCGCTGCTCGCCCCGGGACGGCAGTTGCCGCAGATCACCTGCAAGCTGCCCGCGTTCGGCCGGTCGGCCGACCAGTTGCGCGCCTACTACCAGGCCATGATCGGCTGCCTCGACGAGGCGTGGCGGCCGTTGGTCGAGCAGACCGAAGGTGACTTCGAGTCACCGGCGCTGTCGGTCGACGACAACCCGACGAGCACCTGCGGCACCCCGAGCAAGCAGGAGGCCGTCGCCTTCTACTGCCCGCGGGACAAGGGCATCTTCATGCCCCGCAACCGCGTCACCGAGTCCATGGGCAACAACCAGGGCGGCCACATCATGGTCCTCGCCCACGAGTACGGCCACCACGTCCAGGCGCTGACCGGGATCAACCGCGGCATGGGCATCAAGATGACCGGCAAGGACGAGAACTCCCCGGAGTACCTCGAACTGACCCGCCGGATGGAACTGCAGGCCGACTGCTTCTCCGGGATGTTCATCGGCGCGGCGGGCGGCCGCGGGTCCATCACCAAGGCGCTGAGCAACTCGGCGTCGTCGGCGTTCCGCAGTTCGGTCGCGGACAAGACCCACGGCAGCGTCAAACACCAGATCCAGTGGGGCACAGCCGGTGTGAAGAACAACAACACCGCGTCCTGCAACACCTGGCTGGCCCCGGCGGGCGAAGTCAGCTGA
- a CDS encoding prolyl oligopeptidase family serine peptidase, whose translation MSEHDDPYLWLEEVTADEAMTWVRERNAEAVAELTGGARFAELRDEIRAVFDADDRIPYVRRRGEYLYNFWQTPASPRGLWRRTTLEQYRRDEPDWQLLLDVDELGKREGENWVWDGAAVLRPDYRLALVNLSRGGADAAVVREFDLQTREFVPGGFELPEAKSFLRWIDADRVYVGTDFGPDSMTSSGYPRIVKEWRRGTELADAVTVFEGKPEDVSVYATHDPTPGFERDFVGRNIDFYRSERFLRTESGDLLRIDVPDDAETSVEREWLLITLRSAWTVGETTYPAGCLLATRFDDFIAGERNVDVLFEPDAHTSLTYHSWTKDHVILNTLHDVQSRIEVLTPGPDGWQRAELAGVPVGALSEITDTDPDVSDEYFMNSSGYVEPATLRRGVVGGEPEILKQAPARFDAADIEVHQHFATSADGTKIPYFVVGKPDPHTRPTLLSGYGGFEVSLTPSYLGHVGRAWLARGGTYVVANLRGGGEYGPDWHSQAVKANRHLVYEDFAAVARDLIDRGITTPRRLGIQGGSNGGLLMGVMLTKYPRLFGAIVCQVPLLDMRRYHELLAGASWMAEYGDPRKPEEWAFIEPFSPYQNVHEGAQYPPVLFATSTRDDRVHPGHARKMVARMREQGHDVRYYENIEGGHGAAADNEQLAFKWALVFEFLWAKLS comes from the coding sequence ATGAGTGAGCACGACGACCCCTACCTCTGGTTGGAAGAGGTTACCGCGGACGAAGCAATGACGTGGGTGCGTGAGCGCAACGCGGAGGCGGTCGCCGAGCTGACCGGCGGCGCGCGCTTCGCGGAACTTCGTGACGAGATCCGCGCGGTGTTCGACGCGGACGACCGGATCCCGTACGTCCGCCGCCGCGGTGAGTACCTCTACAACTTCTGGCAGACCCCGGCCAGCCCGCGCGGCCTGTGGCGCCGTACGACGCTGGAGCAGTACCGCCGCGACGAGCCGGACTGGCAGCTGCTGCTGGACGTGGACGAGCTGGGCAAGCGCGAAGGCGAGAACTGGGTGTGGGACGGCGCCGCCGTGCTGCGCCCGGACTACCGCTTGGCGCTGGTGAACCTGTCGCGCGGCGGCGCGGACGCGGCTGTGGTCCGCGAGTTCGACCTGCAGACGCGCGAGTTCGTGCCGGGCGGGTTCGAACTGCCCGAGGCCAAGAGCTTCCTGCGCTGGATCGACGCGGACCGCGTGTACGTCGGCACCGATTTCGGGCCGGATTCGATGACGTCGTCCGGGTATCCCCGGATCGTCAAGGAATGGCGCCGCGGCACGGAACTGGCCGACGCGGTCACCGTTTTCGAGGGCAAGCCCGAGGACGTGTCGGTGTACGCCACGCACGACCCGACGCCCGGCTTCGAGCGCGACTTCGTCGGCAGGAACATCGACTTCTACCGTTCCGAGCGGTTCCTGCGGACCGAATCCGGTGACCTGCTCCGGATCGACGTGCCGGACGACGCCGAGACGAGCGTCGAACGGGAGTGGTTGCTGATCACGTTGCGTTCGGCGTGGACGGTCGGCGAGACGACGTACCCCGCGGGTTGCCTGCTGGCCACCAGGTTCGACGACTTCATCGCGGGCGAGCGGAACGTGGACGTGCTGTTCGAACCGGACGCGCACACGTCGCTGACGTACCACAGCTGGACCAAGGACCACGTCATCCTCAACACGCTGCACGACGTGCAGAGCCGTATCGAGGTGCTCACGCCCGGCCCGGACGGCTGGCAGCGCGCGGAACTGGCCGGCGTGCCCGTGGGTGCGCTGTCGGAGATCACCGACACCGACCCGGACGTCAGCGACGAGTACTTCATGAACTCCAGCGGATACGTCGAACCGGCGACGCTGCGGCGTGGGGTGGTCGGCGGCGAGCCGGAGATCCTCAAGCAGGCGCCCGCCCGGTTCGACGCGGCGGACATCGAGGTGCACCAGCACTTCGCGACATCAGCCGACGGCACGAAGATCCCGTACTTCGTCGTCGGCAAACCGGATCCGCACACCAGGCCGACGCTGCTGTCCGGGTACGGCGGCTTCGAGGTGTCGCTGACCCCGAGCTATCTCGGGCACGTCGGCCGGGCGTGGCTGGCCCGCGGCGGCACGTACGTGGTCGCGAACCTGCGTGGCGGCGGTGAGTACGGGCCGGACTGGCACTCACAGGCGGTCAAAGCGAACCGGCACCTGGTGTACGAGGATTTCGCCGCTGTGGCGCGGGATCTGATCGACCGAGGGATCACGACGCCGCGGCGGCTGGGCATCCAGGGCGGCAGCAACGGCGGTCTGCTGATGGGCGTGATGCTCACCAAGTACCCGCGGCTGTTCGGGGCGATCGTCTGTCAGGTGCCGCTGCTGGACATGCGGCGGTATCACGAGTTGCTGGCCGGCGCGTCGTGGATGGCGGAGTACGGTGACCCGCGCAAGCCGGAGGAATGGGCTTTCATCGAGCCGTTCTCGCCGTACCAGAACGTCCATGAGGGAGCGCAGTACCCGCCGGTGCTGTTCGCGACGTCCACGAGGGACGACCGGGTGCACCCGGGGCACGCACGCAAGATGGTGGCGAGGATGCGCGAACAGGGCCACGACGTGCGCTACTACGAGAACATCGAAGGCGGGCACGGCGCCGCCGCGGACAACGAGCAGTTGGCGTTCAAGTGGGCGCTGGTGTTCGAGTTCCTCTGGGCGAAACTCAGCTGA